A window of Zavarzinella sp. contains these coding sequences:
- a CDS encoding rhodanese-like domain-containing protein produces the protein MMISRMLIGLLWLGSLGFVAPVVGADHTTDSLDVVQQAVKNEKAIIIDVREQEEWNNGHLKDAKLLPLSLLNKGITAEEAGKVCPKGKIVYCHCAFGSRALTAADHLKKLGYDVRPLKPGYTALKKAGFPTEK, from the coding sequence ATGATGATTTCAAGAATGCTGATTGGCTTACTGTGGCTGGGATCATTGGGTTTCGTCGCACCTGTAGTGGGGGCAGATCACACCACTGATTCGCTGGATGTGGTGCAGCAGGCAGTAAAAAATGAGAAAGCCATCATTATTGATGTGCGTGAGCAGGAAGAATGGAACAACGGCCATTTGAAGGATGCAAAACTGCTACCCCTGAGCCTGCTGAATAAAGGGATAACCGCTGAAGAGGCTGGCAAAGTTTGCCCAAAAGGGAAGATTGTTTACTGCCACTGTGCGTTTGGCAGTCGGGCACTGACAGCGGCAGATCACCTGAAAAAGCTGGGTTATGATGTTCGACCGCTGAAACCCGGCTACACCGCTTTGAAGAAAGCCGGGTTCCCCACTGAAAAGTAA